A genomic region of Nymphaea colorata isolate Beijing-Zhang1983 chromosome 2, ASM883128v2, whole genome shotgun sequence contains the following coding sequences:
- the LOC116248019 gene encoding adenosylhomocysteinase, which translates to MALLVEKTVSGREYKVKDMSQADFGRLEIELAEVEMPGLMACRLEFGPSQPFKGAKITGSLHMTIQTAVLIETLTALGAEVRWCSCNIFSTQDHAAAAIARDSAAVFAWKGETLQEYWWCTERALDWGPGGGPDLIVDDGGDATLLIHEGVKAEEEYAKSGKLPDPASTTNQEFQIVLTLIRDGLKTDPMKYHKMKERLVGVSEETTTGVKRLYQMQANGTLLFSAINVNDSVTKSKFDNLYGCRHSLPDGLMRATDVMIAGKVAVVCGYGDVGKGCAAALKQAGARVIVTEIDPICALQALMEGLQVLTLEDVVAEADIFVTTTGNKDIIMVNHMKQMKNNAIVCNIGHFDNEIDMLGLETYPGVKRITIKPQTDRWVFPETNTGIIVLAEGRLMNLGCATGHPSFVMSCSFTNQVIAQLELWKEKGTGKYEKKVYVLPKHLDEKVAALHLGKLGARLTKLTPEQADYISVPVEGPYKPPHYRY; encoded by the exons ATGGCTCTCCTCGTGGAGAAGACGGTCTCCGGCAGGGAGTACAAGGTGAAGGACATGTCCCAGGCCGACTTCGGTCGCCTGGAGATCGAACTCGCCGAGGTGGAGATGCCCGGCCTCATGGCTTGTCGCCTTGAGTTCGGCCCTTCCCAGCCCTTCAAAGGCGCCAAGATCACCGGATCCCTCCACATGACAATCCAGACGGCCGTCCTCATCGAGACCCTCACCGCCCTCGGCGCCGAGGTCCGCTGGTGCTCCTGCAACATCTTCTCCACTCAGGACCACGCCGCCGCGGCCATCGCCCGGGACAGCGCCGCCGTGTTCGCCTGGAAGGGGGAGACCCTCCAGGAGTACTGGTGGTGCACCGAGCGCGCACTCGACTGGGGCCCTGGCGGTGGCCCTGACCTCATCGtcgacgacggcggcgacgcCACGCTCCTCATCCACGAGGGTGTCAAGGCCGAGGAGGAGTACGCCAAGTCGGGCAAGCTCCCGGACCCCGCATCCACCACGAACCAGGAGTTCCAGATCGTGCTCACCCTCATCCGCGATGGCCTTAAGACCGATCCCATGAAGTACCACAAGATGAAGGAGAGGCTGGTTGGTGTCTCAGAGGAGACCACCACCGGTGTCAAGCGGCTCTACCAAATGCAGGCCAACGGCACGCTTCTGTTCTCTGCCATCAACGTCAACGATTCCGTCACCAAGAGCAAG TTCGACAACTTGTATGGATGCAGACACTCGCTGCCTGATGGGTTGATGAGAGCTACGGATGTGATGATTGCCGGCAAGGTTGCCGTAGTCTGTGGCTACGGAGATGTTGGCAAGGGCTGTGCCGCTGCGCTTAAACAGGCCGGCGCTCGTGTTATCGTGACAGAGATTGACCCCATCTGTGCTCTCCAGGCGCTTATGGAGGGTCTCCAGGTGCTTACCCTCGAGGATGTTGTCGCTGAAGCTGATATCTTCGTTACCACCACTGGCAACAAGGACATCATCATGGTGAATCACATGAAGCAGATGAAGAACAACGCCATCGTCTGCAACATTGGTCACTTCGACAACGAAATCGATATGCTCGGACTGGAGACTTACCCAGGCGTCAAGCGTATTACCATCAAGCCCCAGACTGACCGCTGGGTCTTCCCCGAGACGAACACTGGCATCATCGTTCTGGCTGAGGGTCGTCTCATGAATCTTGGCTGCGCCACCGGACATCCCAGCTTTGTCATGTCCTGCTCCTTCACTAACCAG GTGATAGCGCAGCTTGAGTTGTGGAAGGAGAAGGGCACTGGCAAATATGAGAAGAAGGTCTATGTGTTGCCGAAGCACCTAGATGAGAAGGTTGCAGCTTTGCACTTGGGCAAGCTCGGTGCTCGACTAACCAAGCTCACCCCCGAGCAGGCCGACTACATCAGCGTCCCTGTTGAGGGTCCCTACAAGCCACCGCACTACAGGTACTAG